Proteins encoded together in one Terriglobus saanensis SP1PR4 window:
- a CDS encoding ThiF family adenylyltransferase, with the protein MIPENKIDPTDRYSRQTLFSPIGLSGQQKLKNAHAAVIGVGATGAAAASLLARAGVGTLTLIDRDFVEPSNLQRQVLFTEADALESLPKAEAARRRIADFNSEVTVHAHIADLTPTNIHALLGDADILLDATDNFETRYLLNDYAVQQQKPWIYTAAIGSYAATMNILPADLGETKRTACLACIFPAPPSGVVETCDTAGILNTAVNLAASLAVTEALKLLTGNAPALRRTLFSLDLWTGDHSEIRTGTPRADCEICAHHRFPHLQGAGRPQITLCGRNSVQIHEHKRPVDLQELAARLSPHGAVRFNQMLLRFERTPHTLTVFADGRALIQGTTDVAVARSLYARFIGS; encoded by the coding sequence TTGATCCCAGAAAACAAAATTGACCCAACCGACCGCTACTCGCGCCAGACCCTCTTCTCCCCCATCGGCCTCTCGGGCCAGCAGAAACTCAAGAATGCCCACGCCGCCGTCATCGGCGTAGGAGCCACCGGTGCTGCCGCCGCATCGCTTCTCGCCCGCGCAGGCGTCGGCACCCTGACACTCATCGATCGCGACTTCGTCGAGCCCTCCAATCTCCAGCGTCAGGTCCTCTTCACCGAAGCCGACGCCCTGGAGTCTCTTCCCAAGGCCGAAGCCGCCCGCCGTCGTATCGCCGACTTCAACTCCGAGGTCACCGTCCACGCGCATATCGCTGACCTTACCCCCACCAATATCCACGCCCTGCTCGGCGACGCGGACATCCTCCTCGATGCCACAGACAACTTCGAAACCCGTTATCTTCTCAACGACTACGCCGTCCAGCAGCAAAAGCCGTGGATCTATACCGCTGCCATCGGCTCCTACGCCGCCACAATGAACATCCTGCCCGCGGACCTCGGAGAGACCAAACGGACCGCCTGCCTGGCCTGCATCTTCCCTGCACCGCCGTCGGGCGTCGTGGAAACCTGCGACACCGCCGGCATTCTCAACACCGCCGTCAACCTCGCCGCCTCGCTCGCCGTCACCGAAGCCCTCAAGCTCCTCACCGGAAACGCCCCGGCCCTGCGGCGCACGCTCTTTTCGCTGGATCTCTGGACCGGCGACCACTCCGAGATCCGCACCGGCACCCCTCGGGCCGACTGCGAGATCTGCGCCCACCACCGTTTCCCGCATCTCCAAGGCGCAGGCCGCCCTCAGATCACCCTCTGCGGACGGAACTCTGTCCAAATCCACGAACACAAGCGCCCCGTCGACCTGCAGGAACTTGCCGCGCGCCTCTCCCCCCACGGAGCCGTCCGCTTCAACCAGATGTTGCTTCGCTTCGAACGCACGCCGCACACGCTCACCGTCTTTGCGGATGGCCGGGCACTGATTCAGGGCACTACAGACGTCGCCGTAGCGCGATCCCTCTATGCGCGCTTCATTGGTTCGTAA
- a CDS encoding UDP-N-acetylmuramoyl-tripeptide--D-alanyl-D-alanine ligase — MKLTLGQVADWIHAEGEFVSTDEVVGYSIDSRTVGAGELFFAVMGERFDGHEFVKTALEAGAVAAVVSMRWVVSAEVDPCKLLRVPDGEDCVLSALQKLAREVRKSWGGRVIGVTGSAGKTTTKECVAAVLAAKFKVLKSAGNLNNHFGVPLQLLRLEKEHQVAVIEMGMNHAGEIATLAKIAEPDWAVVSNVAAVHLEFFADGMEGIARAKKELVDALPAAGVAFLNADDVFVSTFGEGHEARMFGLSETADVRGVEVKNVGLEGMQFVVQVTAREGRVADKMRARIALLGEHNVYNALAAIAVGLESGMTLGECVFALDSVVPSDKRGEMIEWHGARLINDSYNSNPRALEAMVDALMAIEGGRHIVIAGEMLELGQDAGKLHAASGRQMAKRGVDVVVGVRGFAESLAGVAKMSGAEALFVKTPEEAGAWMKANLREGDVVLLKASRGVRLEKALASLVEDEVDAEVG; from the coding sequence ATGAAGCTGACGTTGGGGCAGGTAGCGGATTGGATCCACGCGGAGGGCGAGTTTGTTTCGACCGACGAGGTGGTGGGGTATTCCATTGATTCGCGGACGGTGGGCGCGGGTGAGTTGTTTTTTGCTGTGATGGGCGAGCGCTTCGACGGGCACGAGTTTGTAAAGACCGCGCTTGAGGCCGGAGCGGTGGCTGCGGTGGTCAGTATGCGGTGGGTGGTTTCCGCGGAAGTGGATCCCTGCAAATTGCTGCGTGTCCCCGATGGGGAAGACTGTGTTTTGAGCGCGTTGCAGAAGCTGGCGCGTGAGGTGCGCAAGAGCTGGGGCGGGCGCGTGATCGGCGTGACGGGTTCCGCGGGGAAGACGACGACGAAGGAGTGCGTCGCGGCGGTGCTGGCGGCGAAGTTCAAGGTGCTGAAGTCCGCGGGAAATCTGAACAACCACTTCGGTGTGCCTTTGCAGCTGCTGCGTCTCGAAAAAGAACACCAGGTGGCCGTGATTGAGATGGGGATGAACCATGCCGGGGAGATCGCGACTCTGGCGAAGATCGCAGAGCCGGACTGGGCCGTAGTGAGCAATGTGGCGGCGGTGCATCTTGAGTTTTTTGCGGACGGGATGGAGGGGATTGCGCGGGCGAAGAAGGAACTGGTCGATGCTCTTCCTGCTGCCGGGGTCGCGTTCCTGAACGCCGATGATGTCTTTGTTTCGACCTTCGGGGAGGGGCATGAAGCAAGGATGTTCGGGTTGAGTGAGACTGCCGATGTGCGCGGTGTGGAAGTGAAGAACGTTGGCCTGGAGGGAATGCAGTTTGTAGTGCAGGTGACGGCGCGCGAGGGTCGCGTAGCCGACAAGATGCGCGCACGCATCGCCTTGCTTGGTGAGCACAACGTCTACAACGCATTGGCGGCGATTGCCGTGGGGTTGGAGAGCGGGATGACGTTGGGCGAGTGTGTTTTTGCGCTCGACAGCGTGGTGCCCAGCGACAAGCGCGGCGAGATGATCGAGTGGCACGGAGCGCGTTTGATCAACGATTCGTATAACTCCAACCCTCGCGCGCTGGAAGCTATGGTGGATGCCCTGATGGCGATCGAGGGAGGCCGACATATTGTGATCGCGGGCGAGATGCTGGAACTCGGACAGGATGCAGGGAAGCTGCATGCGGCCTCCGGGCGACAGATGGCGAAGCGCGGTGTGGATGTTGTGGTGGGTGTGCGCGGATTTGCGGAAAGCCTTGCCGGGGTAGCGAAGATGAGCGGCGCAGAGGCGCTCTTCGTGAAGACGCCCGAAGAGGCCGGGGCGTGGATGAAGGCGAACTTGCGCGAGGGAGATGTAGTCCTGCTTAAAGCCTCGCGTGGTGTGCGGCTGGAGAAGGCACTGGCTTCGCTCGTCGAGGATGAGGTTGACGCAGAGGTGGGGTAA